The nucleotide sequence gcaagTTTAAGATGAGTTCTTTGGGGACAATCAAGTTTTTCCTCGGTCTCCAGGTTGCACAAACAGATAAAGGCATTTTCTTACACCAGACGAAATATGTTGCCGATATTCTTACTCGTTTTCAAATGGAGGCTGAGAGACCTGCTAAGACACCTCTTTCGGTTAATCACGGCATCTCACCGGATATGGACGGTGCGAAGGTTGATCAGACTTTGTACCGGGCCATGATTGGGTCCCTTATGTACTTGACGGCGTCTCGACCGGACATAATGTTTGCGGTTTGCCTGTGTGCTCGCTATCAGGCGAACCCGAATGTTCATCACATGTTGGTCGTTAAGAAGATAATGCGCTACTTGAAAGAAACGCCGAGTTTGGGTTTGTGGTATCCGTGTGCGGATGGGTTTGAGTTAACAGCGTACAGTGACTCGGATTATGGTGGATGCAAAAAGGATTTCAAGTCAACTTCTGGGGGTTGTCAGTTTTTAGGAAAGCGGTTGGTCacatggcagtgtaagaagcagactgcGGTAGCTCAATCTACCTGTGAAGCGGAATACATTGCTGCAGCAAGCTGTACATCTCAAGTTATCTGGATCCAACAACAGCtgcgtgactacggtttgcaaatttctaatacccctatttttgttgataatacTGCCGCCATAGCGGTCACTAAGAATCCCGTAAACCATTCAAAAACTAAACACATCGGGATTAAATACCACTTTATAAGGGATTGTTATGAAAAACGTTTAATTGATGTAGTTCAAATTGGGACTACTGAACAGAGGGCTGATctgttcacaaaagcttttgatagacCACGTTTTGAATTTTTATTAACTGAAATTGGACTAAAGCTTTTAAAAGACATGGTTCCCGACAAAGAGACTGAAAAATAACTCGAGTCATAGTCTTTTCTGTAACATTACTGCCTTTTATTTTTGTgtgtttatttattttctgtttgtatagataaaatccaaaaagccaaaaagattttcggttttagtattttagggggagaaaaTCGCAACAtcagaaaatacaaaaaaaaatgagaaaaacaaaaatacaaaaaaatagaaAATGGAAAAAGAGTTATTTAACCTTGTTGGGAGATGAGGAAATTTTACTGATCATGTATGTTTAACGTTCTAAGCGTATGTAATATAGGCTTTTATCAAAGGTGTATTGGTAAGTCTTACTGACCTAATCTTGGAATGAGGTGATCACACGAACAACCAAGTAAATATCTTGACAAGGAAAtcgtggaaaggtttacagcggttgatggTAGTCACTTAACTACCACAGATGCGTATGAAAGAAATAATTGTTGGggaaatcaacaaaaggtgagggtatcccctattGAGACTTTCTCTGCGAGACAATTAGCGCTGGGTATTAAGTACTTGCAATACAATACTCAGAAAATCAATACAAGGCGATGTATTCTGTTATGCGTGCACACTGTTTCTAGTTACCTTACATGCCAAGATTAGGAGAATCGAAATTAATACTCAAATATGCACTCAAAATAGTAGATACTTAAGTGTACACCGAGGTAAACATATTTCAGATAAACAGACAATCATGGGCTGTTGAAAAGCAATTGAAGACACATTTATTGAAGACATCATGTTCAAGATACACAAAGACAACcgttgtttataaaaaaaaaaaaaaaaaaaaaaaaaaaaaaaaaaaaaaaaaaaaaaaaaaaaaaatatgaaaaaaaattgagatgaaaaatgaaaaatgaaaaaaatgaaaaaaattagtagaaaaattttgaGACAACTGGTTGGTCTAGAAGACATTTGAAGTCAACAGTTCTGAAGAAGACAAGGATTCAAATCATGATCAATCGTCAAGAACGAGATTGAGATGAATTCTACACACGAAGAATGTTCATGTTTCAGATCATTTCACGATAATACCAAGGTGTATTCTTAAGTTTAGGCAATCAAGGAGATATCTCAAAAATCTCTGAAGTTATAGGTTAGGTCATCATATGCGATTATTATTCCGTTTCCCaagtaactttaataataattagaatacggCATAAGGGGTCTCTAGCGACAGTGGTCAACTTCTTGACGCATGTATTCAGGATACTGGTTCTGTGAGATCTAGCCGAGCTAATGGTTTCAAAGTGTTAAGTCAAGGTAGAGACTCATGGTCGACAGGGATATTCCGAAAATTACTGTGAGAACCTTCCTTCACAATTAGATCCAAAGTATGCACTCGTGGTAACGGACAGCGTCGGGATTttcgtgctcaattgactaccgtaAACATCGTGCGATCTGAAATGAGGACTGACTCTATGATCTAAGCAAACATAGTAATATgtcaaagtaattaatataacgtgatcatcaAAATGTCTGGGGTGACAGTCAGTAATTCTAGTCGTGTGCTAATACCAAGAGCTGAAGATAAAACTTATAGGTACTTAAATCTTATGAAATGAACGTTCATAAACTACAACTTAATGACAGTTCTGATCCCTGAATTATCAAAGTTATCTATCTCACAAAAATGTGTTCCTTAATGTTTGCTAGTTTCATATGTAGATTTGTTTCatttatgtttaattgttcttcaGCTATGTTTCATTCAGAAAAATACAAAAAGATTTTCGTTTATTTTGTTTGTTAGCATAGTAAGACTGATAAGAGTCGTTTTTAGTGATGTCTCTTTGTCGAAATGGAACTTAATTATGATTGGAATTCTAATTGGACTAAATATGATGAATTTTAATGTGaaagatcagtcccagggggagtttTGAGCAAACGGTTTGGGAAAGTGAAGTTTAAAGaaaaagttgttttttttttttttttttttgaattttgaaTCGACAGTCGAGCGAATGAAGggttcactcgcacgagtgatacTTCAGTCGCACGACTGAGAGTGAAAATATGGGATCAGTGACTGCTGTACACTCGTACGAATGAGGTTCTCACTCGTTCGAGTGAGATGTCACTCGGACGAGTGTGGCAAAAATGTGAAGCGACTGACGTACAGTCGTACGACTGTGTCTGTCTGGTATATAAGGAGTTGAACGACAGTCGATTCAAAATACTTGTGAAAATTGGCGAATTTTATCTGGGATTTCGAATTTGAGAAAAGAGCT is from Rutidosis leptorrhynchoides isolate AG116_Rl617_1_P2 chromosome 10, CSIRO_AGI_Rlap_v1, whole genome shotgun sequence and encodes:
- the LOC139870251 gene encoding secreted RxLR effector protein 161-like; this encodes MSSLGTIKFFLGLQVAQTDKGIFLHQTKYVADILTRFQMEAERPAKTPLSVNHGISPDMDGAKVDQTLYRAMIGSLMYLTASRPDIMFAVCLCARYQANPNVHHMLVVKKIMRYLKETPSLGLWYPCADGFELTAYSDSDYGGCKKDFKSTSGGCQFLGKRLVTWQCKKQTAVAQSTCEAEYIAAASCTSQVIWIQQQLRDYVQIGTTEQRADLFTKAFDRPRFEFLLTEIGLKLLKDMVPDKETEK